In Primulina eburnea isolate SZY01 chromosome 3, ASM2296580v1, whole genome shotgun sequence, one DNA window encodes the following:
- the LOC140826551 gene encoding ribonucleoside-diphosphate reductase small chain, with protein sequence MPSIPEEPLLAPNPDRFCMFPIEYPQIWEMYKKAEASFWTAEEVDLSQDLSHWDALTADEKHFIKHVLAFFAASDGIVLENLAGRFMKEVQVSEARAFYGFQIAIENIHSEMYSLLLETYIKDSAEKNHLFRAIDTVPCVERKAKWALRWIDGSETFAERLIAFACVEGIFFSGSFCAIFWLKKRGLMPGLTFSNELISRDEGLHCDFACMLYGLLRMKPSEEKVKGLVRDAVDIEREFVCDALPCALVGMNEKLMSQYIEFVADRLLDALGYSKFYGVQNPFDWMELISLQGKTNFFEKRVGEYQKASVMSSLNGNGDTHVFKLDEDF encoded by the coding sequence ATGCCGTCAATCCCGGAAGAACCCCTCCTCGCGCCGAACCCAGACCGCTTCTGCATGTTCCCTATTGAGTACCCTCAGATCTGGGAGATGTACAAGAAGGCCGAAGCTTCCTTTTGGACTGCCGAGGAGGTTGATTTGTCGCAGGACCTCAGCCATTGGGACGCCCTCACCGCCGATGAGAAGCATTTCATCAAACATGTTTTGGCCTTCTTTGCTGCCTCCGACGGTATCGTTTTGGAGAATTTAGCTGGAAGGTTCATGAAGGAAGTCCAGGTTTCCGAGGCGCGCGCGTTTTATGGATTCCAGATTGCCATTGAGAACATCCACTCTGAGATGTATAGTCTTCTGCTCGAAACTTATATAAAGGATTCGGCAGAGAAGAATCACCTCTTCCGAGCGATTGACACTGTCCCTTGTGTGGAGAGGAAGGCCAAGTGGGCTCTACGCTGGATCGATGGCTCCGAAACCTTTGCCGAGCGATTAATCGCCTTCGCCTGTGTTGAAGGAATATTCTTCTCCGGAAGCTTCTGTGCTATATTTTGGTTGAAAAAGCGTGGTCTTATGCCTGGACTAACTTTTTCAAACGAGTTAATCTCGAGAGACGAGGGTCTGCACTGTGACTTCGCATGCATGTTGTACGGTTTGCTGAGAATGAAGCCGAGTGAAGAAAAGGTGAAGGGCCTTGTGAGGGATGCGGTGGACATAGAGAGGGAATTCGTCTGCGATGCTCTTCCTTGCGCGTTGGTGGGGATGAATGAGAAGTTGATGAGCCAATACATTGAATTTGTGGCCGATAGATTACTGGACGCTCTGGGATACAGCAAGTTTTACGGAGTGCAGAACCCGTTCGATTGGATGGAATTGATCAGTCTGCAGGGCAAGACAAATTTCTTTGAGAAGAGGGTCGGGGAGTACCAGAAAGCTTCGGTGATGTCGAGTTTGAATGGTAATGGAGATACCCACGTCTTCAAACTCGATGAAGATTTCTGA
- the LOC140826552 gene encoding probable phytol kinase 3, chloroplastic isoform X2, whose product MFSNNTLFNDVIATALSGGIALCLLGLWEETAKRGIFDQNLNRKIVHVTVGLVFMLCWPMFSNDVTGAALAALIPGVNVIKMLLLGLGIWKDEKTVKSMSRFGDHRELIKGPLYYASTITWACFMYWRTSPIAIASICNLCAGDDIVGRHFGNQKLPYNSNKTIIGTVAMAIAGFLASIGFMFYFSSFGYMQEGPEMIIGFLIVSLVSALVESHPLSTKVDDNLTVPLASILVGSFVL is encoded by the exons ATGTTTTCCAACAACACGCTCTTCAACGACGTCATCGCCACCGCGTTGTCAGGCGGGATTGCCTTGTGTTTACTTGGACTATGGGAAGAAACGGCGAAAAGAGGGATCTTTGACCAG aaTTTAAATAGGAAGATCGTACACGTAACTGTTGGATTAGTTTTCATGCTTTGCTGGCCAATGTTCAG TAATGATGTCACGGGAGCAGCTTTAGCAGCTCTTATTCCTGGAGTCAATGTCATTAAGATGCTTCTTTTGGGACTTGGAATTTGGAAAGATGAGAAAACTGTCAAGTCAATGAGCAGATTTGGGGACCATAG GGAACTCATTAAGGGGCCATTGTACTATGCCTCCACGATCACATGGGCATGTTTTATGTACTGGAGAACTTCTCCTATAGCGATTGCATCAATCTGTAACCTCTGTGCTGGAGATG ATATTGTGGGGAGGCATTTCGGAAATCAGAAACTTCCTTACAACAGCAACAAAACAATTATTGGCACTGTCGCCATGGCAATTGCTGGTTTCTTGGCCTCCATCGG ATTCATGTTCTATTTCTCTTCCTTTGGTTACATGCAAGAAGGCCCGGAGATGATTATTGGGTTCTTGATCGTGTCCCTTGTTTCTGCTCTTGTTGAatcccatccactgagcaccaAGGTTGATGACAATCTGACGGTTCCCCTCGCGTCCATCTTGGTTGGAAGTTTTGTTCTATAA
- the LOC140826552 gene encoding probable phytol kinase 3, chloroplastic isoform X1, with protein sequence MFSNNTLFNDVIATALSGGIALCLLGLWEETAKRGIFDQNLNRKIVHVTVGLVFMLCWPMFSNDVTGAALAALIPGVNVIKMLLLGLGIWKDEKTVKSMSRFGDHRELIKGPLYYASTITWACFMYWRTSPIAIASICNLCAGDGMADIVGRHFGNQKLPYNSNKTIIGTVAMAIAGFLASIGFMFYFSSFGYMQEGPEMIIGFLIVSLVSALVESHPLSTKVDDNLTVPLASILVGSFVL encoded by the exons ATGTTTTCCAACAACACGCTCTTCAACGACGTCATCGCCACCGCGTTGTCAGGCGGGATTGCCTTGTGTTTACTTGGACTATGGGAAGAAACGGCGAAAAGAGGGATCTTTGACCAG aaTTTAAATAGGAAGATCGTACACGTAACTGTTGGATTAGTTTTCATGCTTTGCTGGCCAATGTTCAG TAATGATGTCACGGGAGCAGCTTTAGCAGCTCTTATTCCTGGAGTCAATGTCATTAAGATGCTTCTTTTGGGACTTGGAATTTGGAAAGATGAGAAAACTGTCAAGTCAATGAGCAGATTTGGGGACCATAG GGAACTCATTAAGGGGCCATTGTACTATGCCTCCACGATCACATGGGCATGTTTTATGTACTGGAGAACTTCTCCTATAGCGATTGCATCAATCTGTAACCTCTGTGCTGGAGATG GCATGGCAGATATTGTGGGGAGGCATTTCGGAAATCAGAAACTTCCTTACAACAGCAACAAAACAATTATTGGCACTGTCGCCATGGCAATTGCTGGTTTCTTGGCCTCCATCGG ATTCATGTTCTATTTCTCTTCCTTTGGTTACATGCAAGAAGGCCCGGAGATGATTATTGGGTTCTTGATCGTGTCCCTTGTTTCTGCTCTTGTTGAatcccatccactgagcaccaAGGTTGATGACAATCTGACGGTTCCCCTCGCGTCCATCTTGGTTGGAAGTTTTGTTCTATAA
- the LOC140826553 gene encoding uncharacterized protein, with the protein MMKNLYVKWVPPPDMNRNTEWFTYPGVWTSYILILFFFWLLCLSIFNCTPGIAWTIVNLGHFIVTYHFFHWKKGTPFADDQGIYNRLTWWEQVDNGKQLTRNRKFLTVVPLVLYLIASHTTDYRHPMLLLNTLAVLVLVIAKFPNMHKVRIFGINGDN; encoded by the exons ATGATGAAGAATCTCTACGTGAAGTGGGTGCCGCCGCCGGATATGAATCGGAACACCGAGTGGTTCACGTACCCGGGTGTCTGGACCTCTTATATTCTGATTCTCTTCTTCTTCTGGTTACTATGTCTCTCCATCTTCAATTGTACCCCCGGAATCGCCTGGACGATTGTTAATCTCGGCCATTTCATT GTGACTTACCACTTCTTCCATTGGAAGAAAGGAACTCCTTTTGCTGATGACCAGGGAATCTACAATAGATTAACTTGGTGGGAACAGGTGGATAATGGGAAGCAGCTCACTCGCAATCGAAAGTTCCTCACGGTTGTACCTCTCGTTCT CTACTTGATTGCTTCACATACAACCGACTACCGACACCCTATGCTATTATTGAACACACTTGCAGTACTTGTTCTGGTTATAGCTAAGTTTCCGAATATGCATAAagttcgaatctttggaattAATGGAGATAATTGA
- the LOC140826555 gene encoding pyridoxine/pyridoxamine 5'-phosphate oxidase 2-like isoform X1, which yields MGSPAAESWKQLLLSSIQSNSHLNHSSYFQMATVASNGRPSNRTVVFRGFQDDGYKIQINTDSRTHKIDDLKHCPFAELCWYFTNSWEQFRIGGQVDVIDGTNSDPIKLQQREKAWLACSLKSRMQYLAPAPRLPFASEQQATEIPTLDPSVGPVGAFCLLVLDPDQVDYLNLKSNERLIFTAGQNSNGKTHWNVEKVNP from the exons ATGGGGAGTCCGGCGGCGGAGTCATGGAAGCAGCTCCTTCTCAGCTCAATTCAATCCAACTCCCATCTTAACCATTCTTCTTACTTCCAGATG GCTACTGTAGCATCGAACGGCAGACCCTCCAATCGCACTGTTGTTTTCAG GGGATTCCAAGATGACGGCTATAAGATTCAAATCAACACCGATTCCCGCACTCACAAG ATTGATGATCTCAAGCACTGTCCATTCGCTGAG CTTTGTTGGTATTTCACGAACTCTTGGGAGCAATTCCGCATTGGTGGGCAAGTAGATGTCATAGATGGAACAAATTCTGATCCAATTAAACTTCAG CAAAGAGAGAAAGCTTGGTTAGCCTGCTCTCTTAAATCAAGAATGCAGTATTTGGCACCTGCACCAAGGCTTCCTTTTGCTAGTGAACAACAGGCAACAGAAATACCCACATTGGATCCTTCTGTGGGTCCTGTTGGTGCATTTTGCCTGCTTGTTCTGGATCCCGACCAG GTTGACTATTTAAATTTGAAGAGCAACGAGAGGTTGATATTTACTGCAGGTCAGAATAGCAATGGAAAGACGCATTGGAATGTGGAAAAAGTCAATCCTTAA
- the LOC140826555 gene encoding pyridoxine/pyridoxamine 5'-phosphate oxidase 2-like isoform X2 yields MGSPAAESWKQLLLSSIQSNSHLNHSSYFQMATVASNGRPSNRTVVFRGFQDDGYKIQINTDSRTHKIDDLKHCPFAELCWYFTNSWEQFRIGGQVDVIDGTNSDPIKLQQREKAWLACSLKSRMQYLAPAPRLPFASEQQATEIPTLDPSVGPVGAFCLLVLDPDQVRIAMERRIGMWKKSILKCIGVSICLLPMILFV; encoded by the exons ATGGGGAGTCCGGCGGCGGAGTCATGGAAGCAGCTCCTTCTCAGCTCAATTCAATCCAACTCCCATCTTAACCATTCTTCTTACTTCCAGATG GCTACTGTAGCATCGAACGGCAGACCCTCCAATCGCACTGTTGTTTTCAG GGGATTCCAAGATGACGGCTATAAGATTCAAATCAACACCGATTCCCGCACTCACAAG ATTGATGATCTCAAGCACTGTCCATTCGCTGAG CTTTGTTGGTATTTCACGAACTCTTGGGAGCAATTCCGCATTGGTGGGCAAGTAGATGTCATAGATGGAACAAATTCTGATCCAATTAAACTTCAG CAAAGAGAGAAAGCTTGGTTAGCCTGCTCTCTTAAATCAAGAATGCAGTATTTGGCACCTGCACCAAGGCTTCCTTTTGCTAGTGAACAACAGGCAACAGAAATACCCACATTGGATCCTTCTGTGGGTCCTGTTGGTGCATTTTGCCTGCTTGTTCTGGATCCCGACCAG GTCAGAATAGCAATGGAAAGACGCATTGGAATGTGGAAAAAGTCAATCCTTAAATGCATAGGTGTTTCAATATGTCTACTTCCAATGATTTTATTTGTATAA
- the LOC140826555 gene encoding pyridoxine/pyridoxamine 5'-phosphate oxidase 2-like isoform X3: MGSPAAESWKQLLLSSIQSNSHLNHSSYFQMATVASNGRPSNRTVVFRGFQDDGYKIQINTDSRTHKLCWYFTNSWEQFRIGGQVDVIDGTNSDPIKLQQREKAWLACSLKSRMQYLAPAPRLPFASEQQATEIPTLDPSVGPVGAFCLLVLDPDQVDYLNLKSNERLIFTAGQNSNGKTHWNVEKVNP; encoded by the exons ATGGGGAGTCCGGCGGCGGAGTCATGGAAGCAGCTCCTTCTCAGCTCAATTCAATCCAACTCCCATCTTAACCATTCTTCTTACTTCCAGATG GCTACTGTAGCATCGAACGGCAGACCCTCCAATCGCACTGTTGTTTTCAG GGGATTCCAAGATGACGGCTATAAGATTCAAATCAACACCGATTCCCGCACTCACAAG CTTTGTTGGTATTTCACGAACTCTTGGGAGCAATTCCGCATTGGTGGGCAAGTAGATGTCATAGATGGAACAAATTCTGATCCAATTAAACTTCAG CAAAGAGAGAAAGCTTGGTTAGCCTGCTCTCTTAAATCAAGAATGCAGTATTTGGCACCTGCACCAAGGCTTCCTTTTGCTAGTGAACAACAGGCAACAGAAATACCCACATTGGATCCTTCTGTGGGTCCTGTTGGTGCATTTTGCCTGCTTGTTCTGGATCCCGACCAG GTTGACTATTTAAATTTGAAGAGCAACGAGAGGTTGATATTTACTGCAGGTCAGAATAGCAATGGAAAGACGCATTGGAATGTGGAAAAAGTCAATCCTTAA
- the LOC140826554 gene encoding probable alkaline/neutral invertase F produces the protein MPLVSALGSIEPSSRDPDKSEAGVDTIEEAWRNLSLGGEKSFGKVLSEMAEDSDSLSGEMNTSSLTSKDFAGAENTETEVIGKNEGGGGKATSVLKPSPSLGINMDTLSEAPTGGSENSSPGNMMEEAWELLARAYVNFKGQRVGALAAINDESGGETLNYNQVFVRDFVPCGLACLMKTDPDVDIVKNFLLKTLHLQGWEKRIDNFTLGEGVMPASFKVGHDPERQKEILQADFGGTAIGRVAPVDSGFWWIILLRSYTKCTHDYSLSELPEVQRGMKLVLNLCLSDGFDTFPTLLCADGCSMIDRRMGMYGYPIEIQALFFFALRCARQMLKPEHDGKELIERIDKRITALSYHIRNYYWLDFTQLNNIYRYKTEEYSHTAVNKFNVIPESIPDWVFEFMPLRGGYFIGNVSPARMDFRWFLVGNCIAILSSLATPAQATAIMDLIEERWEELIGEMPLKVAYPALEGHEWRIVTGCDPKNTRWSYHNGGSWPVLLWLLTAASIKTGRPQIAKRAIELVEQRLAKDGWPEYYDGISGRYVGKQARKHQTWSITGYLVAKLMIENPSNLLLISLEEDKKIAKPKLTRSTSWTC, from the exons ATGCCTTTGGTTTCAGCACTCGGAAGTATCGAGCCTTCCAGCCGTGATCCCGATAAATCTGAAGCAGGTGTTGACACGATCGAAGAAGCTTGGAGGAATCTCAGTCTGGGCGGTGAGAAATCCTTCGGTAAAGTTCTTTCCGAGATGGCGGAAGACTCCGATTCTTTGTCAGGCGAAATGAATACCAGCTCTCTGACTAGCAAAGACTTCGCCGGAGCAGAGAATACCGAAACGGAGGTGATTGGTAAAAACGAAGGCGGCGGAGGAAAGGCGACGTCGGTATTGAAACCGTCACCGAGCCTTGGAATCAACATGGATACTCTTTCCGAAGCACCAACCGGTGGATCGGAAAACAGCTCTCCTGGGAATATGATGGAAGAGGCGTGGGAGCTACTTGCCAGAGCATACGTGAACTTCAAAGGGCAGCGGGTAGGTGCATTGGCTGCCATTAACGATGAATCTGGCGGCGAGACGTTGAACTACAATCAG GTTTTTGTAAGAGATTTTGTTCCTTGTGGACTAGCATGCCTAATGAAAACGGATCCAGATGTAGACATCGTAAAGAACTTTCTGTTAAAGACTCTCCACCTCCAAGGCTGGGAGAAGAGAATTGATAACTTTACCCTTGGAGAAGGTGTCATGCCTGCCAGTTTCAAGGTTGGTCATGATCCAGAGCGTCAGAAGGAGATTCTGCAAGCAGATTTTGGAGGAACCGCAATAGGAAGAGTTGCACCTGTGGACTCCGGATTCTGGTGGATTATTTTGCTGAGGTCGTACACTAAATGCACACATGACTATTCCCTTTCGGAGTTACCCGAGGTGCAGAGAGGAATGAAATTGGTGCTTAACCTCTGTCTCTCGGATGGATTTGACACATTTCCTACACTGTTATGCGCAGATGGATGCAGCATGATCGACAGGCGGATG GGAATGTACGGATATCCAATTGAAATTCAAGCCCTCTTCTTCTTCGCATTAAGGTGTGCGAGGCAGATGCTTAAACCCGAGCATGATGGCAAGGAATTGATCGAGCGCATTGACAAGCGTATTACTGCTCTGAGTTATCATATACGAAATTACTACTGGCTCGATTTCACTCAATTGAACAACATTTATCGCTATAAAACTGAAGAGTATTCTCATACTGCTGTCAACAAATTCAATGTCATCCCTGAATCTATTCCAGATTGGGTATTCGAATTTATGCCATTGAGAGGAGGTTATTTCATTGGCAATGTAAGTCCAGCTCGCATGGACTTCCGGTGGTTCCTAGTTGGAAACTGCATTGCTATTTTGAGCTCTTTAGCAACACCTGCACAGGCTACTGCAATAATGGATTTGATCGAGGAACGCTGGGAAGAGTTAATTGGGGAGATGCCACTCAAAGTTGCATATCCAGCTCTGGAAGGACATGAATGGAGGATTGTAACCGGATGCGACCCAAAGAACACTAGATGGAGTTATCACAACGGTGGATCTTGGCCAG TTCTTCTATGGCTACTGACAGCAGCGAGCATTAAAACTGGAAGGCCCCAAATCGCAAAGAGAGCAATAGAGTTGGTAGAGCAGCGGCTGGCAAAAGATGGGTGGCCGGAGTACTATGATGGAATCAGTGGACGATATGTCGGAAAACAGGCGAGAAAACATCAGACATGGTCCATAACCGGATATCTGGTGGCAAAACTCATGATAGAGAACCCATCCAATCTTCTCCTAATATCTCTTGAAGAGGACAaaaagatagcaaagccaaagcTTACGCGCTCCACCTCATGGACATGTTAG
- the LOC140826556 gene encoding exportin-2-like, with translation MDWNPETLQFLSQCFLNTLSPMPEPRRQAEKALAEAADRPDYGLAVLRLVARPSVDEQIRQAAAVNFKNYLKACWTSQAGDPSGAQNPVIPEQEKDQIRSLIVSLMVSASPKIQAQLSEALTIIGKHDFPKAWPTLLPELVLTLDKLSQGKDYASVNGVLTSINSLFKKFRYQFKTNELLLDLKYCLDHFAKPLLEVFKRTASYVEEAVSSGAANASLLKPYIESQRLCCRIFYSLNFMELPEFFEDHMDEWMTEFLKYLTTKYSMLEDSGPDGLALVDDLRAAVCENISLYMEKEEDLFQKYLSGFAEAVWGLLVATSNSSSRERLTVTAIKFLTTVSTSVHHTLFGRDDILQQICQSIVIPNVMLRDEDEELFEMNYVEYIRRDMEGSDLDTRRRIACELLKGIALNYKEKVTEKVSAQVQSLLASFAQNPAANWKHKDCAIYLVVSLATKKAGGTSVSTDLVDVQSFFGSVIVPELQSQEVDGFPMLKAGALKFFTMFRYQISKHVALALLPDVVRFLGSESNVVHSYASSCIEKLLLVKDDGGKARYSGEDISPFLLALMTNLFSDLQKPESEENQYVMKCIMRVLGVAIVSREVALPCINGLTIVLNRVCENPKNPVFNHYLFESVALLIRRACERDPSLISILETSLLPTLQMILSRDVSEFFPYAFQLLAQLVDLNVSPLPGNYMEIFAILLLPESWKKSANVPALVRLLQAFLRKAPNELNQQGRLSNVLGIFNTLVSTPSTDEQGFYVLNTVVENLGFDVISPYISHIWVALFKRLQYNRTVKFVKSLIIFMSLFLAKHGSQNLVGSMNAVQPDVFRTILEQFWVPNLKLITGFSELKLTSVASVRLLSESLAPADSKLWGKMLDSIITLLSRPEQERVEEDPEVPDFGESVGYNTTFVQLYNAGRKEDDPLPEIKDPKQFLVATLANLSARSPGTLPQIINENLEPANQAALFQLCSSYSVTIV, from the coding sequence ATGGATTGGAACCCAGAAACTCTGCAATTTCTCTCGCAGTGTTTCCTCAACACCCTGTCCCCTATGCCTGAACCTCGTCGCCAGGCGGAGAAGGCTTTGGCGGAGGCTGCTGATAGGCCTGACTATGGCCTTGCCGTGCTTCGTCTCGTTGCCAGGCCATCTGTCGACGAGCAGATCCGGCAAGCTGCAGCTGTGAACTTCAAGAATTACCTTAAAGCTTGTTGGACCTCGCAAGCTGGTGATCCGTCCGGGGCCCAAAACCCAGTCATACCTGAGCAGGAAAAGGACCAGATTAGATCCCTGATAGTTAGTTTGATGGTTAGTGCCTCCCCGAAAATTCAGGCGCAGTTAAGTGAAGCCCTCACTATCATTGGGAAGCATGATTTTCCTAAAGCTTGGCCGACTTTATTACCCGAGCTCGTGTTGACTTTGGATAAGTTGAGCCAGGGGAAGGACTATGCTTCAGTTAATGGGGTTTTAACCTCCATTAATTCATTGTTTAAGAAATTCAGGTACCAGTTTAAAACCAACGAGTTGTTACTTGATTTAAAGTACTGTCTTGATCATTTTGCAAAACCATTGCTGGAAGTGTTTAAAAGGACTGCAAGTTATGTAGAAGAAGCAGTTTCGTCTGGGGCTGCAAATGCAAGTTTGCTCAAGCCATACATAGAATCTCAGAGGTTGTGCTGTAGGATTTTCTATTCGCTTAATTTTATGGAGTTACCTGAGTTTTTCGAGGATCATATGGATGAGTGGATGACCGAGTTCTTGAAGTATTTGACGACAAAATACAGTATGTTGGAGGATAGTGGTCCCGACGGGCTCGCTTTGGTTGATGACTTGCGAGCTGCTGTATGCGAGAATATTAGTTTGTATATGGAGAAAGAGGAGGACttatttcagaaatatttgagTGGGTTTGCAGAGGCAGTATGGGGACTTTTGGTGGCCACGTCAAATTCTTCTAGTAGGGAAAGGCTGACTGTGACCGCAATTAAGTTTCTGACCACGGTTAGCACTAGCGTTCATCATACTCTATTCGGAAGGGATGATATCTTGCAACAGATTTGTCAGAGTATCGTGATTCCAAATGTGATGTTGAGGGATGAGGATGAAGAACTGTTTGAAATGAATTATGTGGAATACATAAGGAGGGATATGGAAGGGAGTGACCTCGACACAAGGAGGAGGATTGCGTGTGAACTCCTGAAGGGAATTGCCTTGAATTACAAGGAGAAGGTCACTGAAAAGGTTTCTGCGCAGGTGCAATCTCTTTTGGCTTCATTTGCGCAAAACCCAGCTGCAAATTGGAAACACAAAGATTGTGCAATATATTTGGTCGTCTCCCTTGCCACGAAGAAAGCTGGTGGTACTTCTGTCTCCACTGATCTTGTGGATGTCCAGAGCTTTTTTGGATCTGTGATTGTACCAGAGCTGCAAAGTCAGGAAGTGGATGGGTTTCCCATGTTAAAGGCTGGTGCATTGAAATTCTTCACCATGTTTAGATATCAGATCTCCAAACATGTTGCACTTGCATTGCTACCTGATGTTGTTCGATTTCTTGGCTCAGAATCAAATGTGGTCCACTCATATGCTTCCAGCTGCATTGAGAAGCTTTTGCTGGTCAAAGATGACGGAGGAAAGGCAAGATACTCAGGTGAGGATATCAGTCCATTTCTGCTCGCACTAATGACAAATCTCTTCAGTGACTTGCAGAAGCCAGAATCTGAAGAGAATCAGTATGTGATGAAGTGTATCATGAGGGTTCTTGGAGTCGCTATTGTTTCTCGTGAGGTTGCTTTACCATGCATTAATGGTTTGACAATAGTTCTGAACAGGGTCTGCGAGAACCCTAAAAATCCTGTCTTCAACCACTATCTGTTTGAATCAGTGGCTCTTCTTATTAGACGGGCCTGTGAGCGGGACCCATCACTCATTTCTATTTTAGAGACAAGTCTACTCCCTACACTGCAAATGATATTATCCAGAGATGTCAGCGAGTTCTTCCCTTATGCATTCCAACTCCTTGCTCAGCTTGTTGACTTGAATGTATCCCCATTGCCAGGTAATTATATGGAGATTTTTGCTATCCTCCTTTTACCTGAATCATGGAAAAAATCTGCAAATGTTCCAGCGCTGGTTCGTTTGCTCCAAGCTTTCCTCAGAAAGGCACCTAATGAACTAAACCAACAGGGAAGGTTATCTAATGTCCTTGGGATTTTTAACACGTTAGTTTCAACTCCGAGTACTGATGAACAAGGATTTTATGTGCTCAACACTGTGGTAGAGAACCTTGGATTTGATGTCATCTCACCATACATAAGCCACATATGGGTCGCTTTGTTTAAACGGCTGCAGTATAATAGAACAGTGAAGTTTGTGAAGTCTCTTATTATATTTATGTCACTTTTCCTAGCCAAGCATGGTTCTCAGAACCTTGTAGGCTCAATGAATGCTGTTCAACCGGATGTATTTCGTACAATTTTAGAGCAGTTTTGGGTACCAAATCTCAAGCTGATCACAGGCTTCTCAGAGCTCAAATTAACTTCTGTTGCTTCAGTTAGACTTCTGAGTGAATCTTTGGCACCAGCAGATTCCAAGCTCTGGGGAAAAATGCTTGACAGCATAATCACTCTTCTTTCACGACCAGAGCAGGAGAGAGTTGAAGAGGACCCGGAAGTTCCAGACTTTGGTGAAAGTGTTGGTTATAATACAACATTTGTTCAACTTTATAATGCTGGGAGGAAAGAAGATGACCCTCTTCCAGAAATCAAGGATCCAAAACAATTTTTGGTGGCCACCCTGGCAAATCTTTCAGCTCGCTCCCCGGGAACATTACCCCAAATTATTAATGAAAATCTAGAACCTGCAAATCAAGCTGCACTTTTTCAACTTTGCAGCTCCTATAGTGTGACAATAGTTTGA
- the LOC140826557 gene encoding ethylene-responsive transcription factor ERF023-like: protein MEQPPSGDTKDDNSAVVANSLKQAGALSDTRHPLYRGVRKRRWGKWVSEIREPKKKNRIWLGSFPSPEMAARAYDVAAHCLKGHKAQLNFPEVIERLPRPSTSTARDIQVAAALAAKMVVEKSGAAVEGGGVDDFWAEIELPELMDDDKYLSEVWNLENYYCNHLGGSRDM from the coding sequence ATGGAGCAACCACCATCAGGCGACACCAAAGACGACAACTCCGCCGTCGTCGCAAATTCCTTGAAACAAGCTGGAGCACTTAGCGACACGCGCCATCCACTTTACAGAGGCGTGCGCAAACGACGGTGGGGAAAATGGGTTTCAGAAATCCGGGagcccaagaaaaagaatcgaATATGGCTAGGGTCTTTCCCTTCGCCGGAGATGGCTGCCAGAGCATACGACGTCGCTGCCCATTGTCTCAAAGGTCACAAGGCTCAGCTCAATTTCCCTGAAGTAATCGAGCGCTTGCCGCGGCCGTCCACCAGCACTGCCAGGGATATTCAGGTCGCCGCTGCATTGGCAGCCAAGATGGTGGTTGAGAAGAGTGGCGCCGCTGTTGAAGGTGGAGGCGTTGATGACTTTTGGGCGGAGATTGAGCTGCCGGAGCTGATGGATGATGATAAATATCTGTCGGAGGTATGGAATTTGGAAAATTACTATTGTAATCATCTTGGGGGATCAAGAGACATGTGA